From a region of the Nonlabens sp. Hel1_33_55 genome:
- a CDS encoding cytochrome c oxidase subunit II produces MTAFLIILIAALLAVSIWQISKIVKLGKAPDPDTDQSEVANDLDNKRNGQGMLIFVIAMYIMMIACFIGYQDFFLPDAGSAHGAEYDNLLLLTTVVIMIVQFLTQALLHWFSYKYHGKKGQRALFYADNDRLEFIWTAIPVVVLAGLILWGLFSWNDIMDANLDDDPLIVEVYAYQFNWRFRYSGVDNTLGDANVRFIDGEIGNSLGIDPTDADGMDDSVTTELHLPVNRPVLFKFRSQDVLHSAYMPHFRAQMNVVPGMVTQFKFTPTVTSEDYKSTEFMTEKVRKINGIRRQKSKEMIAAGDVGLDPYEFEYYLLCNKICGITHYNMQAKIVVETEEEFNEWLAAQETFDQTLAKAEN; encoded by the coding sequence ATGACAGCATTTCTAATCATATTAATTGCAGCACTTCTTGCCGTTTCTATCTGGCAAATATCCAAGATTGTTAAACTTGGAAAAGCTCCAGATCCTGATACGGATCAAAGCGAAGTTGCTAACGATCTAGACAACAAACGTAATGGTCAAGGTATGTTGATCTTTGTGATCGCCATGTATATCATGATGATCGCATGTTTTATTGGCTATCAGGACTTTTTCTTACCAGATGCAGGATCTGCTCATGGTGCAGAATATGATAACCTTTTGTTATTGACAACGGTGGTTATCATGATTGTTCAATTTCTTACACAAGCACTTCTACATTGGTTCTCTTATAAGTATCATGGAAAGAAAGGTCAAAGAGCGTTGTTCTATGCAGACAATGATAGACTTGAATTTATTTGGACTGCCATTCCCGTTGTAGTATTAGCTGGATTGATTTTGTGGGGTCTATTTTCTTGGAACGATATCATGGATGCAAATCTGGACGACGATCCATTAATAGTTGAAGTTTACGCTTATCAATTCAATTGGAGGTTTAGATATAGTGGTGTAGACAACACTTTGGGAGACGCTAATGTCCGTTTTATTGATGGGGAAATAGGGAATTCTCTTGGAATCGACCCAACTGATGCAGACGGGATGGATGATTCTGTCACCACTGAACTTCATCTTCCTGTTAACCGACCTGTATTATTCAAGTTTCGTTCGCAAGATGTATTACACTCTGCGTACATGCCGCATTTTAGAGCACAGATGAACGTAGTACCAGGAATGGTAACTCAATTTAAGTTCACTCCAACGGTAACTTCTGAAGATTACAAGTCCACGGAATTTATGACTGAAAAAGTTCGTAAGATTAATGGGATTCGACGACAAAAAAGTAAGGAAATGATCGCTGCAGGAGATGTAGGTTTGGATCCTTATGAATTTGAATATTATTTGCTTTGTAACAAAATTTGTGGAATAACCCACTATAACATGCAAGCAAAAATTGTCGTAGAGACAGAAGAAGAATTTAATGAGTGGTTAGCTGCTCAGGAAACATTTGATCAAACATTAGCGAAAGCTGAAAATTAA
- a CDS encoding cbb3-type cytochrome c oxidase subunit I, protein MGQAVAVAHDDHGHDDGHHHHKETFVTKYIFSQDHKMIAKQYLITGLIMGTIGIAMSLLMRMQIANPEEPNVIFQALLGSWVKEGVMEPSIYLALVTIHGTIMVFFVLTAGLSGTFSNFLIPLQIGARDMASGFLNMVSYWLFFVSSAIMIGSLFVELGPAAAGWTIYPPLSALPEAMPGSAMGMTLWLVSMAIFIASSLLGSLNYVVTVINLRTKGMSMTRLPLTIWAFFVTAIIGIVSFPVLFAAALLLIMDRSFGTSFFLSDIYIQGEVLANQGGSPVLFEHLFWFLGHPEVYIVLLPALGITSEIIATNSRKPIFGYRAMVASILAIAFLSTIVWGHHMFISGMNPFLGSVFTFTTLLIAIPSAVKAFNYITTLWKGNLQMNPAMLFSIGLVSTFITGGLTGIILGDSTLDINVHDTYFVVAHFHLVMGISALYGLFAGVYHWFPKMFNRMMDKNLGYVHFWMTAVGAYGVFFPMHFVGMAGLPRRYYTNTNFPYFDDLADTNSLITYFAIFTAVGQLFFAYNFVKSIFFGKKAPANPWKSNTLEWTTGDKHIHGNWVGAIPHVHRWPYDYSKLNEEDEYVIAGQDYVPQHIPLQPKEEEMNH, encoded by the coding sequence ATGGGACAAGCTGTTGCAGTTGCGCACGATGACCACGGACATGATGATGGGCATCACCACCACAAAGAAACCTTTGTAACTAAATACATTTTTTCTCAAGATCATAAGATGATCGCAAAGCAGTATTTGATTACTGGTTTGATCATGGGAACAATTGGTATTGCAATGTCTCTATTGATGAGAATGCAAATTGCCAATCCAGAGGAGCCTAACGTAATCTTTCAAGCATTATTAGGAAGCTGGGTAAAAGAAGGAGTAATGGAACCTAGTATTTATCTAGCCCTTGTTACTATTCACGGTACCATCATGGTATTCTTTGTTCTTACCGCTGGTTTAAGTGGTACGTTCTCAAATTTCTTGATTCCCTTACAAATTGGTGCGCGAGACATGGCCTCAGGATTCCTCAATATGGTGTCTTACTGGTTATTCTTTGTGTCTTCTGCGATCATGATTGGATCATTATTCGTTGAATTAGGACCAGCAGCAGCAGGTTGGACAATTTATCCACCGCTTAGTGCATTACCAGAGGCGATGCCAGGATCTGCAATGGGTATGACCTTATGGTTGGTTTCAATGGCGATCTTTATTGCATCTTCTCTTTTGGGTTCCTTGAACTATGTAGTTACGGTAATCAATTTGAGAACAAAAGGTATGTCCATGACGAGATTGCCTTTGACCATTTGGGCATTCTTTGTAACGGCTATTATTGGAATTGTTTCTTTCCCAGTATTATTTGCAGCCGCTTTACTTTTGATAATGGATAGAAGTTTTGGAACTTCTTTCTTTTTGTCTGACATTTATATACAAGGAGAGGTTCTTGCTAATCAAGGAGGTTCTCCAGTTTTATTTGAGCACCTTTTTTGGTTCTTAGGTCACCCAGAGGTTTATATTGTATTACTTCCAGCACTTGGGATTACCTCAGAGATTATTGCAACCAATTCACGTAAACCTATTTTTGGTTATCGTGCGATGGTAGCTTCCATACTTGCGATCGCTTTCCTATCTACGATTGTTTGGGGTCACCACATGTTTATTTCAGGTATGAATCCATTCTTGGGATCTGTATTTACATTTACTACGCTATTGATTGCTATACCATCAGCGGTAAAGGCATTTAATTACATAACAACGCTTTGGAAAGGTAATTTACAGATGAATCCTGCGATGCTGTTTTCCATTGGACTGGTATCGACTTTTATAACAGGTGGACTTACTGGAATCATTCTAGGAGATAGTACACTCGACATTAACGTTCACGATACGTACTTTGTAGTTGCTCACTTCCACTTGGTAATGGGTATATCTGCTCTTTACGGACTGTTTGCTGGAGTTTATCATTGGTTCCCTAAAATGTTTAACCGCATGATGGATAAGAATCTAGGTTACGTCCATTTCTGGATGACTGCAGTTGGAGCTTATGGAGTATTTTTCCCTATGCACTTTGTAGGTATGGCAGGTCTTCCTAGACGTTACTATACTAACACTAACTTCCCGTATTTCGATGATCTAGCAGATACGAATTCCTTGATCACATACTTTGCAATCTTCACAGCAGTAGGTCAATTGTTCTTTGCTTATAACTTTGTTAAGAGTATCTTCTTTGGTAAGAAAGCACCGGCAAATCCATGGAAATCCAATACATTGGAATGGACAACTGGAGACAAACACATTCACGGTAACTGGGTTGGAGCAATTCCACATGTTCACAGATGGCCGTATGACTATTCTAAACTGAATGAAGAAGATGAATATGTAATCGCTGGACAAGACTATGTGCCGCAGCATATACCTTTACAACCTAAGGAAGAAGAAATGAATCACTAG
- the nrfD gene encoding NrfD/PsrC family molybdoenzyme membrane anchor subunit, protein MAHYEASIRRPLVTGDKTYADVTRDIAFPVEGPANKQWWLVFTIALIAFLYGIGCITYTISTGIGVWGLNKTIGWAWDITNFVWWVGIGHAGTLISAVLLLFRQKWRMAINRSAEAMTIFSVIQAGLFPIIHMGRPWLAYWVLPIPNQFGSLWVNFNSPLLWDVFAISTYLSVSLVFWWTGLLPDFAMIRDRAITPFNKKIYGILSFGWSGRAKDWQRFEEVSLVLAGLATPLVLSVHTIVSFDFATSVIPGWHTTIFPPYFVAGAVFSGFAMVNTLLIVMRKVCHLENYITIQHIELMNLVIMITGSIVGVAYITELFMAWYSGVEYEQYAFLNRATGPYAWAYWAMMTCNVFSPQFMWFKKLRTSIMFSFAISIVVNIGMWFERFVIIVTSLHRDYVPSSWTMFSPTFVDIGIFIGTIGFFFVLFLLYSRTFPVIAQAEVKSILKSSGNKYKELRENKMTSNHDEASGDPIAHPSE, encoded by the coding sequence ATGGCTCATTACGAAGCGTCCATAAGAAGACCACTAGTTACCGGCGACAAGACGTATGCTGATGTGACTAGAGATATTGCCTTTCCTGTAGAAGGACCGGCAAATAAGCAATGGTGGTTGGTATTTACCATCGCCTTGATTGCTTTTCTTTATGGAATAGGATGTATCACTTACACGATATCTACCGGTATTGGAGTTTGGGGATTGAACAAGACCATCGGTTGGGCTTGGGATATTACTAACTTCGTTTGGTGGGTAGGAATTGGTCACGCAGGAACATTGATTTCGGCGGTATTGTTATTGTTCCGTCAGAAATGGAGAATGGCGATCAACAGGTCAGCAGAAGCGATGACTATTTTCTCAGTTATTCAAGCAGGATTGTTTCCAATCATTCACATGGGTCGACCATGGTTGGCTTATTGGGTATTACCTATCCCTAACCAATTTGGTTCTTTATGGGTGAACTTTAACTCACCATTACTTTGGGATGTATTTGCGATCTCTACGTACCTATCAGTTTCATTGGTGTTCTGGTGGACTGGTTTGCTTCCTGACTTTGCAATGATTCGTGATAGAGCTATCACTCCTTTTAATAAGAAAATTTACGGTATCCTGTCCTTTGGATGGTCAGGTAGAGCCAAAGACTGGCAACGTTTTGAAGAAGTATCCCTAGTACTTGCAGGACTTGCAACACCATTGGTACTTTCTGTACACACTATCGTATCCTTTGACTTTGCAACCTCAGTAATTCCAGGATGGCACACGACTATCTTTCCACCATACTTTGTGGCTGGTGCGGTATTCTCTGGCTTTGCAATGGTAAACACGCTTCTTATTGTAATGAGAAAAGTGTGTCATTTAGAAAATTACATCACTATACAGCACATTGAATTGATGAACCTGGTAATCATGATTACAGGTTCGATTGTAGGTGTCGCATACATTACAGAATTATTTATGGCTTGGTATTCTGGAGTAGAGTACGAGCAGTATGCTTTCCTTAATAGGGCGACTGGTCCTTATGCTTGGGCATACTGGGCGATGATGACCTGTAACGTATTCTCACCACAATTTATGTGGTTTAAGAAATTGAGAACCAGTATTATGTTCTCCTTTGCAATTTCCATTGTAGTAAACATAGGGATGTGGTTTGAGCGTTTTGTAATTATCGTTACCTCATTGCATCGTGATTATGTACCATCATCATGGACGATGTTCTCACCTACATTTGTTGATATAGGTATCTTTATAGGAACTATTGGTTTCTTCTTTGTCCTATTCCTTTTGTACTCTAGAACATTCCCAGTAATCGCTCAAGCGGAAGTAAAATCCATACTTAAATCGAGTGGAAATAAGTATAAGGAATTGAGAGAAAATAAAATGACGTCTAATCACGATGAAGCTTCCGGTGACCCGATAGCTCATCCTAGCGAGTAA
- a CDS encoding DUF3341 domain-containing protein, whose translation MATHKIHALYNDDDILLSAVKQIREQHYHIEEVFCPFPVHGLEKAMGLSDTRLAINAFLYGIVGLAVATVMMNYIMIEDWPQNIGGKPSFSYLQNMPAFVPIMFELTVFFAAHLMVITFYLRSRLWPFKKAENPDVRTTDDHFLMELDAHGEDIDSITKFLYDTGAVELVLIDKENH comes from the coding sequence ATGGCGACACATAAAATACATGCTTTATATAACGATGACGACATTTTGTTGAGCGCAGTAAAGCAAATTAGAGAGCAACATTATCATATTGAAGAGGTCTTTTGCCCTTTTCCCGTTCACGGTCTTGAGAAAGCAATGGGTCTTTCTGACACCAGATTAGCGATCAATGCATTTCTTTATGGAATAGTTGGTCTTGCTGTAGCTACGGTTATGATGAATTATATCATGATAGAAGACTGGCCTCAGAATATTGGTGGTAAACCTAGTTTTTCATATCTACAAAACATGCCGGCATTCGTGCCTATTATGTTTGAATTGACGGTATTTTTTGCAGCACACCTTATGGTGATTACTTTCTACCTACGCAGTAGATTGTGGCCATTTAAAAAAGCCGAAAATCCTGATGTAAGAACTACAGATGATCACTTTTTGATGGAGCTGGATGCGCATGGAGAAGATATTGATTCCATTACTAAGTTTTTATACGATACAGGTGCTGTAGAGCTTGTACTAATTGACAAAGAGAATCACTGA
- a CDS encoding c-type cytochrome, with protein MNKLLNIFLIAFGALVVVSCGDDGTREVSPKSGRSVQYFPNMYEDVGYSTYSEGEVFNNDMEAQKPVDGTVSRGWMPYDYEDTNEGYASAKANLNNPVPLTEAHLTNGQALYGIYCAICHGAKGDGQGHLVQTEKILGVPSYDAREITQGSIYHVMYYGINYMGSYASQTSIEERWEIAHYVEALRADLMGVARQPVMDEDGKVMTVETPVAQQETDSLSTQNTDNDSEIEADVPPTTGSADEENDNTNQGQ; from the coding sequence ATGAATAAGTTATTGAACATATTTCTAATAGCATTTGGAGCTTTGGTCGTTGTCTCTTGTGGAGATGATGGGACGAGAGAAGTGAGCCCTAAATCTGGCCGTAGTGTCCAGTATTTTCCTAACATGTATGAAGATGTTGGATACAGCACCTATTCAGAAGGTGAAGTTTTTAACAATGACATGGAAGCCCAGAAACCGGTTGATGGTACCGTTTCTCGAGGTTGGATGCCATATGATTACGAAGATACTAATGAGGGTTACGCTTCCGCGAAAGCGAACTTAAACAATCCTGTACCACTTACAGAAGCTCACTTAACTAACGGTCAAGCATTGTACGGTATTTATTGTGCGATTTGTCACGGCGCGAAAGGAGACGGCCAAGGACACTTGGTTCAAACTGAAAAGATTTTAGGGGTTCCTAGTTATGACGCTCGTGAGATTACACAAGGCTCTATTTACCATGTTATGTATTACGGTATTAATTACATGGGATCTTATGCATCTCAAACAAGTATAGAGGAGCGCTGGGAAATTGCCCATTATGTGGAAGCCTTACGTGCTGATTTAATGGGTGTGGCTAGACAGCCAGTGATGGATGAAGATGGTAAGGTAATGACGGTTGAAACTCCGGTAGCGCAGCAGGAAACTGATTCCCTTTCCACTCAAAATACAGATAATGATTCTGAGATAGAAGCAGATGTACCCCCAACTACTGGAAGTGCAGATGAAGAAAATGATAACACAAACCAAGGCCAGTAA
- a CDS encoding quinol:cytochrome C oxidoreductase translates to MYTLTTKLKVFAIVLIVLGAVFTTIGFLAVPADEAAVEQMLADEAAAHGGGHGESHEMSEDHSGDHSNNMHEAEEAHMETGYVTDNDVAHSENAHTTTPHEAEDHTGSHAEHVYHQLVNRPWAAVYVACFFFFMIGLGALAFYAIQKVSQAGWSPVLFRVMEGISSYILPGGILMFILLLVTGLGLNHIFTWMTPGIDDPTSEAYDHIVAGKTGFLNVPFWLIRAGIFLVGWNLYRWNIRRFGLKQDDKPEGNVWYKKAFKHSAMFLVFFIVTESIMAWDWILSFDPHWFSTLFGWYVFASMIVSAVTTIALVTIFLKGKGYLEFVNDSHIHDLAKFMFGFSIFWTYLWFSQFMLIWYSNIPEEVTYFVTRIEDYNLLFFGMVAINFLFPLLILMNSDFKRVNWFVVTAGIFILIGHYLDIYVMVMPGTVGASWFIGFPEIGAFMFFAGIFLWYVFNTMTKAPLLAKGDPYLGESKHFHY, encoded by the coding sequence ATGTATACTCTTACAACTAAATTAAAAGTATTTGCTATTGTCCTTATAGTGTTGGGCGCTGTGTTCACCACGATAGGTTTTCTTGCAGTACCTGCAGATGAAGCTGCGGTAGAACAAATGCTTGCTGACGAGGCTGCCGCTCACGGTGGCGGTCATGGAGAATCCCATGAAATGAGTGAAGATCATTCAGGAGATCATAGCAACAACATGCATGAAGCAGAAGAAGCGCATATGGAGACTGGTTATGTAACTGACAATGACGTTGCTCACAGTGAAAATGCACATACTACGACACCTCATGAGGCAGAGGATCATACAGGTTCTCATGCAGAACATGTCTATCACCAATTGGTAAACCGTCCGTGGGCAGCTGTTTACGTCGCATGTTTCTTCTTTTTCATGATAGGATTGGGAGCGCTTGCTTTCTATGCAATTCAAAAGGTTTCACAGGCAGGTTGGTCACCAGTTCTTTTTAGAGTAATGGAAGGAATTAGCAGTTATATCCTACCAGGTGGTATATTAATGTTCATTTTATTGCTTGTCACTGGATTGGGATTGAATCATATTTTTACCTGGATGACTCCTGGTATAGACGATCCTACTAGCGAGGCATATGATCATATTGTTGCAGGTAAGACAGGATTTTTGAATGTTCCATTTTGGTTGATTCGCGCGGGTATATTTTTAGTAGGTTGGAATTTATACCGTTGGAACATACGTAGATTTGGTTTAAAACAAGACGATAAGCCAGAAGGTAATGTATGGTACAAGAAGGCGTTTAAGCACAGTGCGATGTTTTTAGTGTTCTTTATTGTAACTGAATCCATCATGGCTTGGGACTGGATCTTAAGCTTTGATCCACACTGGTTCTCTACATTATTTGGATGGTACGTATTTGCAAGTATGATTGTATCTGCAGTAACAACTATTGCTCTAGTAACGATTTTCTTGAAAGGAAAAGGTTATTTAGAATTTGTGAATGATTCACACATTCATGACTTGGCAAAGTTCATGTTTGGTTTCAGTATTTTCTGGACATACCTATGGTTCTCCCAATTCATGTTGATATGGTATTCCAACATTCCAGAAGAGGTGACTTACTTTGTAACTCGAATCGAAGACTACAACTTGTTGTTCTTCGGGATGGTAGCAATTAACTTCCTTTTCCCGTTATTAATCCTAATGAATTCCGACTTTAAACGAGTGAATTGGTTTGTTGTTACAGCTGGTATTTTTATCCTAATTGGTCACTATTTAGATATCTATGTGATGGTCATGCCGGGTACTGTTGGAGCATCTTGGTTTATTGGATTCCCAGAGATTGGTGCATTTATGTTCTTTGCAGGAATATTTTTGTGGTACGTTTTCAACACAATGACAAAAGCTCCATTACTAGCTAAAGGTGATCCATATCTAGGTGAGAGCAAACATTTTCATTATTAA
- a CDS encoding peroxiredoxin-like family protein: MKPTQKVPHLELDLINDTKWSMEKQDPEKYTLMVFYRGYHCPVCKKQLESLKDKLSEFVDRGVNVIAVSMDTEERAKKTGEEWDIESIPVGFELSKEQAKEWGLYLSKGISDKEPELFSEPGLFLIKKDGTLYCSAVQTMPFARPQLDDLLKAIDFIEDKDYPARGEA; the protein is encoded by the coding sequence ATGAAACCTACTCAAAAAGTACCGCATTTAGAGCTTGATTTGATTAACGACACAAAGTGGTCGATGGAAAAGCAAGACCCAGAAAAGTATACCTTAATGGTATTTTATCGTGGCTATCACTGTCCAGTTTGTAAGAAGCAACTGGAATCTCTCAAGGATAAATTATCAGAATTTGTAGATCGCGGCGTCAATGTGATCGCAGTAAGTATGGATACAGAAGAGCGAGCTAAAAAAACTGGCGAGGAATGGGATATTGAGAGTATACCTGTAGGATTTGAACTGAGTAAAGAGCAGGCAAAAGAATGGGGACTTTATCTGTCTAAAGGAATAAGCGATAAGGAGCCAGAATTATTCTCTGAACCAGGACTATTTCTGATTAAAAAAGATGGGACGCTCTATTGCAGTGCTGTTCAAACCATGCCATTTGCAAGACCACAGTTGGATGATCTTCTTAAAGCAATCGACTTTATAGAGGATAAGGATTATCCTGCACGAGGTGAGGCATAA